Genomic segment of Paenibacillus sp. FSL R5-0912:
GTTGAGATCCTGCAGCGTAACCCGCGCCAGGCTTGCCAGCGGATGACTGGCAGGCGCCACGAGAACGAGCGGCTCCTCCCGGATGATTGTACGCTCAAGCAGGGTATCCGCTGTGCTGCGGTCCAGGAGGAGGCCAATATCGACCTCGCCGTCCCTGATTTTGGAGACCAGATTGGCCTCCTGCTCCGTTTGCAGATGAATGTTCAGCCCGGGGAACATGGTCCGCAGCTGCTGCAGGAACGGCGGCAAATAAAAGGCGGCAAGTGAATCAATCGTCCCGATCGTCAGTGTGCCGCCAATCTGCTGGGCAATTGTTTCTTTGGAGCGGTCGTACAGATCAAGAATCTCCACGAACAGCTTCAGCAGCTCTTCCCCCGGCGGAGTCAGACGCAAGGCCCGGCCATGCCGCTCTATCAGCGGTACGCCGTATTCCTTCTCGATCTTCTGAATCTGCATCGTTACACTGGACTGGGCATAGCCCAGTTCTTCAGCCGCACGGGTGAAGCTCTGCCGCTTAGCAACCTCGCGGAAGGTCCGCATATAGGTTAAGTCCATATCATCCACCCTAACATCAATATTATTGATAACCTACATCATTTATTATAGCTAACGACGATGCAATAATCCATGGTACAGTAGGATAAAAGGATTTTACAATTTTGGAGGACGATATTCATGTTAACAGAAGAACAGATTTATGGAATCTATGTTCCCGTGGTAACCCCGTTCCATGCCGCCGGCGAGATTGATCTGGAGTCGTATCAGCGGTATGTGAACAACATCATCAAGAACAGTATTCATGGTCTGGTCGTTAATGGAACCACTGGAGAATCGCCGACAGTCAACATACAGGAATTGCAGACACTCGTGGATGCATCACGCGAGCTTTTGAAGTCCAGTCCGATCCCGCTCGTGGTAGGTACGGGTACGAACGATACCGCTTCTACTGTAGCCCGCACAGAGCTTGCCGCGAACTCCGGTGCCGATGCCGCACTGGTTGTTGTCCCTTATTACAGCCGTCCTTCACAGGAAGGCATCATCGCCCATTTCCGCAAAGCGGCTGAGGTCGGTCTCCCGGTCATCGCGTATGATATTCCCGGCCGCGCCGGTGTCGGCATGTCCGTAGACACCGCCCGTACGATCCTGGAGATGAACAACGTTGTCGGGTTAAAAGACTGCTCAGGCTCTCCGGTGCTGGTCTCCGAGCTGTCCCGCCACGGCTCCAAGCCGGTTCTCTGCGGCGATGACTTGAACTTCTTCGATATGCTGGGCTGCGGAGCCGCCGGTGGTATGCTGGCCTCGGCCAATGTATATACTGCCTCCTATCTCAGCATCTACGAACAGTACAGAGCCGGCCAGGTTGACGCCGCACAGGCTGCCTTTGATCAGCTCGTGCCGCTGATGAAGCTGCTGTTCAAGGAATCCAATCCGGCGCCGATCAAATGGCTGCTCAGCGCACGAGGTGAGATCTCCTCCGACACGCTCCGCCTGCCGATGACCTCCATCAGCGCTGCGCTGCGCGAAGAGCTGGGTGCTTATCTCGCCGGGTAACTTCTTCTACTCAGAATGGTAACGATAAAGGTAACATCGGCGAAACCGCCGCTTCTCAGTCAGGGACTGGAAAGCGGCGGTTTTTGCTTGTTCTTCTACCAAGTAATGTTTGACGAGTAAATGATGTTTGACTAGACGCTTCCTTACATTTCTCACAAGCATAAGAGCCCATTGTATGCGATAAACCGAATACATCCGCAAAGGTTCTACCTCAAATCAAATAAAGCAGCCTCCCAAGGGAAGGCTGCAGTTTATCTTACATTATTCATCTCAAAGAGTTATTGAGATCTGCCTGCTTTGGCCGCAGGACGGCTGCTGGGGCGTACGTTCTGGCTGCTGCCGGGTCTGCTGCCAGATTGGCTGGACCGGTTAAACTGTCCACCACCCGGTTTATTGTTTGAACCGCCCCCTGGACGGGACGCAGATTTTTCGCCCGGCCTGCTGCCGGAGCCTGCTCTGTTGCCGGACTCGCCAGCAGGCCGGCTGCTGCCAGCCCCGCTGCCCGCATAGCTACTGCCCGATGCGCTTTTCGCTCCGTTGCCTGCATAGCCACTGCCCGACGCGCTTTTCGCTCCGCCGTTACCGGCGCCTTGCTTGCCTTGCGTGAACCATTCCGATTTCGGCTTGCGTGCCGGATTCGTTTTAGCTTTCTGCGACGGTTTGGCCGGTGCTTTGCCTGGACGGTCTGCCAGCAATGCCAGATTGCTCTTGGACATCGGATAAGCATGATCCTTCACTTCCGGAATCACCTTGCCGATCAGCTTCTGGATATCCTTCAGGTATGGAATTTCCTCAGCTTCGCACAGCGAGATGGCAACTCCGCTCATTCCCGCACGGCCGGTCCGGCCAATACGGTGAACGTAGGTTTCCGGAATATTCGGCAGGTTGAAGTTGATGACATGGGATAGCTCATCAATATCAATCCCGCGGGCGGCGATATCTGTAGCTACCAGCACACGTGTCGCGCCGCTCTTGAAGTTTCTCAGCGCATTCTGGCGGTCATTCTGCGATTTGTTGCCGTGAATAGCCTGGGCGGTAATATTAATTCGGGTCAAATCGCGGGTTACCCGGTCAGCTCCGCGCTTGGTGCGGGTGAAGACGAGCGCTGACACGATCGAAGGATCCTGCAGCAAACGGTTCAGCTGATTCTGCTTATTACCATTCTCCAGCAAATAAATCGATTGCTCAATTCTGTCTACGGTCGAAGATACCGGAGTAATCTCAATTTTCACCGGGTCCACTAGCAATGTCTTCACCAGCTGTGAGATCTCCGCCGGCATCGTTGCCGAGAAGAACAGCGTTTGCTTCTTGGCCGGCATTTTGGCAATAATCCGCTTCACGTCATGAATGAAGCCCATGTCCAGCATGCGGTCCGCTTCATCCAGCACGAGAATCTGCACATGCTGCAGATCCACATGTCTCTGGCTGATCAGATCGATCAATCTGCCCGGTGTAGCAATCAGAATATCTGCACCCTGGCTAAGCGCCCGTTCCTGGGCCTTCTGGGATACCCCTCCGACAATCGCTGTCGAGCGGATCGTTGTGAACTTGCTGTACGCCTGAATATTCTCGGAGATCTGCAGAGCTAGCTCTCTGGTCGGGGTCAGAATCAGGGAACGGATACGTTTCGCTCCGCCGGTTCTGGCCGGCTGCTGGCTGAGCAGCTGAATAATCGGCAATGAAAAAGCTGCGGTTTTTCCGGTACCCGTCTGGGCGCAGCCCAGAATATCTCTGCCGGCCAAGGCCGCAGGGATGGATTCCTCCTGAATTGGAGTCGGGGATGTATAGTTTTCCAGGCTCAGTGCCTTGAGAATCGGGGGAATCAAGTTCAAATCGTTAAATGTCATTTTATCTCCTTAATTTTGAGTACATATATTTAGTAAGTCATTAATCACAATCACTGTATATACCTTCTGCGGCGTCTCCACATAGCGCTCGTCAAAGTCATAACACATAATGATAACACGTTTTGCCATTAAAAAGAAGCGATACTTTCATCTCCCCTCTTCAAAACCAATATACGCCGGACTTTTTTCAGTTGTTCTTTAATGCTTTTCGAAAAAACAAGAAAAAAAGCAGAGGATTTCTCCCCTGCCCGTTGCCTTGCAATACTATTATAAGACTAATCTACGATTTCAGCAGTATCGCCGTTATTGGCACCTGCAGCGTTAGCTTCGTCGGTGTCGATATGCATATCAAGCTTGAAATTGTCGGATACACGGGCGATTACGTTCTCCAGCACAAGGCCGCGTTCGCCGCCAAGGCGTACCTTCAGGAGCTGCTTGTCGGCAATGCCCCAAGCTTCTGCTTCAGAAGTGTGGAAGTGGATGTGACGGGCAGCCACGATGACACCAGTCTCCAGTTCAACTTCACCGGCTGGACCTTTGATAGTAATGCCTGGTGTTCCTTCAATATGGCCGGATTCACGTACAGGTGCCTTCACGCCGAGGCTGAATGCGTCTGTGCGCGATACTTCCAGCTGGGAAGCCGGACGGGCCGGGCCGAGAATTCTCACTTTGTCGAACTTACCTTTGGTACCGATTACTGCTACTTGCTCATTTGCTGCGAATTGTCCTGGTTGGGAAAGGGGTTTGAACTCAGTCAATTGGTAACCTGCTCCAAACAATGCTTCCACATGCTCCTGCGTAAGGTGAATATGTCGGGCCGACACACCTACGGATACAGTCTTGCTCATTTTTAAGTCACTCCTTGTATTTTCTCTAGTATCTGTACAAGCCACTGAACATTATACATCTTATTACTCATAAAAAAAAAGACCCTCATCACAATGAGCGCCTTTTTTTCGACATTTTACGATTCGATAAATGGATTGTCATAGTTTTGCCATTTTATTATCCCTCTGGTGGGGACAGCGGATTCGCTCCCGCAGAAGAAGGCAGATGCGTTCTTAGGAAAGTCAGCGCATTCCCGCACAACCAGCCTTTCACCTCATCCTCAGGGTAGTACCTCAGCAGCAAGTCGGTAAACTCCGCATATTTCCCCGGATGCTCAAGGCCCTCGACCCACATCTCAATGCCGTCAAAATCTGAGCCGAACATGAGCTGCTTCGAGCCTCCCAGCGCGCAGACATGTTCAATATGCCTCCGCACATCATCCACCTTCGCCCCTCCCCCGTCGCGTACAAACCAGGGGACAAAGGTTAATCCCATCCGCCCGTCCATCGCAATCAGCGCCTGAATCTGCCCGTCACTCAAATTCCGCGGATGGCCGCAGATGGCCGCGCTATTGGAATGTGAAGCTATGAACGGGCGCTTACTGCGCTCCGCCAGCTCCCAGAAGCCTGCCGGTGCCAGATGGGACACATCCAGCAGCATGCCGCTTCCGTTGCACCACTCGATCAGCCTCCTCCCCTTCTCCGTGAAACCGCCATTGCGCTGCTCCAGCACACCATCCGCAGCCCAGTTGGCGTAATTCCAGGTTACCCCCAGGAAACGCACTCCCAACTCAAAGCATAGCTGTGCATAGAACAGATTGCCCTCCAGACCGTCCACACCCTCCAGAGAGAGCATCCCGAAGGCAGGGGCTGTAAGTATCTGTTCATCTGCCTCTTCCTTCCAGCGGAGCCACTGCAGGCCCCCTGGACCAACTACCTTCTGCCGGAATAATTCAATTTGCCCGAGAACATCCTCAAACTTCGCTCTTCCGCGGTCCGCCGACAAATAAACCGCAAAAACCTGAAGTTCGACATTCCCCTCCACCAGCCGTTCTGCCGTCACGTCCAGACGAGGGTCATTCTTGAAATCTATCTCCGGACTGGCCTGCAGCTTGCTTAAAGCATCGCAGTGGAAATCCGCCACTCTCAGCTTCTTGACACTCACTGTAAAGATCATCTCCCTTCTCTTGAAGAACAGAATAACGGTGGAATCTCTTATTTATAAGTGTATGCCACAGCATCAGGGAAGAGACGGGACAGTAAGTGAACACGGCTACGCCATCCTTCAAGGAACGGGGTGTCTAAGCGAGAAATAGAAGGATAAGTTATCAGGCAGAGCTTATAAATTCTATATATCAAAATAACCCCACAAAGTGGGGCACCCCAAAAATACAAAAACCTGTTTACAGTGTAAACAGGCTCAATCTAAAAAGGTCATATAATTATCTGGGTTCAACAATAAGTTTGATCGCCGTCCGGTCTTCCCCATCAATCACTATATCCGTAAAAGCCGGGATACAGATCAAGTCGACTCCGCTAGGTGCGACAAATCCCCGGGCGATGGCAACTGCTTTGACTGCCTGGTTCAGTGCTCCTGCTCCAATAGCTTGTAGCTCGGCCGATCCACGTTCGCGAAGAACACCTGCTAGTGCGCCAGCAACGGAATTCGGATTGGATTTAGCTGATACTTTTAATACATCCATAGTAAGTACCTCCCCTGGGAAAATGATGGTGTTCTTCTTCCACTACAGTAGATGTTATTCGCGAGAGAAGATTTAATTCCTTCTTTTTGCGGACCTCTCTGGAGAAATTAGTTCAAAAGATACTCTTTTTCGATATAATAAATATCACACTTCACCCAAAACAAGCGACTTTTCCCGAAAACCCTGATTTTTTGTAAATCCTCTAGCTCATCACCCATTCATCTTCACGCAGCCGGATCTTCTCCAGTCGTGTCGCCTTACCTGTAGCTTCATCAAGTTCTGCAAATAAACCGTGCAGCTGCCATTTGCCTTCGTCGACTACAAACCGGGAGGGAAGCTGAGTTGTAAATTTATAGATGATCGCATCCTTTTCCATACCCAGAATTCCTTCTCTTGAACCAACCATGCCCGCATCTGTTAAATAAGCCGTGCCTCCAGGCAGGATTACATCATCATTGCTCTGTACATGAGTGTGCGTACCAACAACGATCGAGGCGAGGCCGTCCATGAAATAGCCCATTGCAATTTTTTCGGAGGTAGCTTCAGCATGGAAATCAACCAGAATACATTTATGCTCTCTGCGCAGCTCTTCCACAATCTCCTCGCCAATGCGGAAAGGATCATCAATTGCCGGAAGGAAGGTGCGGCCCTGCAGGTTCACAATTGCCAGCTGTTTGCCGTTGCCTTTAACGACTGTGTACCCTCTGCCCGGAGTCCCCGGCGGAAAATTAGCCGGACGGATGATCCGCGGCTCGTCATCAATGAACTCAAAGATATCCTTGTTGTCCCAGGTGTGATTGCCCATCGTAATCCCGTGCACACCCCAGTTGAAGAATTCATTGGCAATAGCCGCTGTGATGCCTCTTCCGGCTGCTGCATTCTCACCATTGGCAATAATAATATGCGGCTGATATTTACTTTTCAGAGATGGCAGCATTTCACGCAGTGCCTTTCTGCCCGTATTGCCAACGATGTCACCGATAAATAAAACTTTAATGATTTTCTCCTCCTAAAAGTTTTGTATGAAAGAAAAAAGGCCCCGCAGGGGGGCCGATTTCCTTGCTTATTTAGCATATTCTACAGCACGTGTCTCACGAATAACGGTAACCTTGATATGACCCGGATAATCCAGCTCACTCTCGATCATCTTCGTAATGTCACGAGCCAGACGGAATGCTTCCGCATCATCAATCTTCTCTGGCTGTACCATTACGCGGACCTCGCGGCCTGCTTGGATAGCGTAGGATTTCTCAACGCCTTCGAAGGACTCCGAGATCTCCTCCAGCTTCTCCAGACGTTTGATGTACGTTTCCAGGGTTTCGCGGCGTGCGCCGGGACGTGCAGCTGACAATGCATCAGCAGCTCCGACCAGCATAGCAATCACCGAGGTAGCTTCGCAATCTCCGTGATGGGACGCGATACTGTTGATAACCACCGGATGTTCTTTGTACTTCTTCGCCAGTTCGACGCCGATTTCAACATGCGAGCCTTCTACTTCATGATCAAGCGCTTTGCCGATATCATGCAGCAGTCCGGCACGTTTTGCAAGCACGATGTCTTCCCCAAGCTCACCGGCCATAAGTCCAGTCAAATAAGCAACCTCCATGGAGTGCTTAAGTACGTTTTGACCGTAGCTCGTACGGAATTTCAGACGGCCCAGAATTTTGATCAGATCCGGATGCAAGCCGTGAACGCCAACCTCGAAGGTAGCTTGTTCACCGTATTCACGAATCCGCTCATCCACTTCTTTACGGGATTTCTCCACCATTTCTTCAATCCGTGCCGGATGGATACGTCCATCAGCTACCAGTTTCTCAAGTGCTGTACGGGCCACCTCACGGCGGATCGGATCAAATCCTGACAGTATAACCGCTTCCGGCGTATCATCAATAATAAGATCAATCCCCGTAAGAGTTTCCAGGGCGCGGATGTTACGGCCTTCGCGGCCAATAATCCGGCCTTTCATCTCTTCATTCGGCAATGTAACAACAGAAACCGTGGTTTCTGCCACATGATCAGCTGCACAGCGTTGAATAGCCAGTGTAATAATCTCGCGGGCTTTCTTGTCCGCTTCTTCCTTGGCCTGCTGTTCTATTTCCTTAATCATCTGAGCAGTTTCATGGCGAACTTCCTGTTCAACATTGCTGAGAATGATACTTCTGGCATCATCGATGCTCAGATTGGAGATACGTTCCAGCTCAGTAACCTGATTCTTGTAAATAACATCAATCTGCTGTTGGGTTTCATCAATTCGTTTCTCTTTGTTAGCTACTTGTTCTTCTTTTCGTTCAAGCGATTCCATTTTTTTATCCAGCGATTCTTCCTTTTGCAGCAAACGTCTCTCTTGCCGTTGGATTTCATTCCGACGTTCACGAGTTTCTTTCTCAGCTTCGGTACGGATTCTATGAACTTCGTCCTTAGCCTCGAGTACCGTTTCCTTCTTCAGCGCCTCCGCCTCTTTCTTCGCGTTCTCCACGATGACTACGGCTTCTTTCTCTGCGCTTGAAATCTTAGCTTCTGCAAGGGATTTACGAATAAAATAACCGAATCCAAAGAATGCTGCAGCTACAACGAGAACGATAATGACCCAGATCACTGTTTCCATCTGTTCACCTCCTCGTTGATATCCTCCAAGGCTTACCCTTGGGTATTTGTGCAGTTGTTAAACTATCCGTTCATCACCATACAAAAAACCGGTAATACACCGATTGCCATACTGCACATGCTGCACATGCACACTGCCCGCCTTATCCGGCGATTACATTTCATATGAGTTGTACGCGAACCGGAACATAAGAGTCTGCTTTTTGGGAAGGAAAAAGGATTCTTAGTTTATGCCGATTCATGTTATATTTTATTATTTATAAAAAGACATTGTCAAGAGAGTCGATAAACGCATTAAAGTCAAGAGAATCAATCCAGATCGAAAATCTCCTCTTCTTCCCCCGCAGAATCCTCTTCCGCACGTAGAATCTGGATCACCTGGCGTACCATTTCACCGGAGAAACCTCTGCGCATCAGAAAGGCGCCCGTCTTGCGCCGCTTCTCATTTATATCTCCGCGGAGCAAATTCCATTTCTTCCGCCCGGTCTGCAGTGCGCCCTCCATTTCCTGCTCAGGGGTGATCTGATCGAGTGCTTCAGAGATCAGCGATTTATCAATCCCCTTCTCGCGGAGCTCCTGGCGGATCCACATTTTGCCCTTGCGCTGGTTCGTTATGCGCTGTTCCGCCCACTGCTTGGCATACAGGGGGTCATCCAGAAGCCGCTCCTCCTGCAGCCGCAGCAGAACTTCGGCAATAACAGTCTCCCCTATTTCCTTCTCCCGTAAACGGCGGGCCATTTCCTGTGCCGTTCTGGGCTTACGTTCCAGATATCTCAGACCTTCTACGTAGGCCCGCTGGCGTTCATCAGCAGCAACAATTTCCTCCAGATCCGCCTTCACAAACGAGCTTCCGGAAATCATCCGGTATTTAATCATGACATCTTCATGAACAGTCATCTTATAGGCACCGAAATGAATCAAATAACGGTAGTTCGACTTCTTCAGCCGCTCTACGCGCGTGATTATGAGCTCTTCATCTTCGGGAAAATCGGCCAGAATCTGTACATCCTGTTCATCCGGCTCAGAATCCAATTGTATCACCATAATTGTCATTCACCTCGTTAACATAGACATAATGCCGTTTAATTTACGAAAAAGCGCCCTGCTCATTCATCACAGGGCGCCTTATATCTTATCTTCATTATTAAAATTAAATTGCTAAGGACCTGCAACTTACCTTATTCAATCTCAAGCAGCAATTTCTCTTCTTCCTCTTGTTCTGCAACCACATCAGCTTCTGTTGGTGCAGCTACCAGAGTAGATAAGTTACTTGCTTCGCGGATCTTATTCTCGATCAACAGGGCAATATCCTGATGTTCTTTCAGGAACTGCTTGGAGTTCTCACGACCTTGGCCAAGACGCTCACCTTCATAAGAATACCAGGCACCGCTCTTGTTAACGATATCCATCTCAGTACCGATATCCACAAGGCTTCCCTCTCTGGAAATCCCTTCGCCGTACATGATATCCACATCCGCTTGCTTAAACGGAGGCGCCACCTTGTTCTTCACGACTTTGATCTTGGTGCGGTTACCCACAACATCGTTCCCCATCTTAATGCTCTCTACCCGGCGTACGTCGAGACGAACGGAGGAGTAGAATTTCAGAGCGCGTCCACCCGGAGTGGTCTCAGGGTTACCGAACATAACTCCGATCTTCTCACGAAGCTGGTTAATGAAGATGGCAATCGTGTTGGATTTGTTAATGGCACCCGAAAGCTTACGCAAGGCCTGGGACATCAGACGTGCCTGCAAACCTACATGGGAATCTCCCATGTCGCCTTCGATTTCGGCCTTCGGTACCAATGCGGCAACGGAGTCCACAACGATGATGTCTACAGCCCCACTGCGAACGAGTGCTTCAGCAATTTCCAGTGCCTGTTCGCCCGTATCCGGCTGGGATAGCAGCAATTCATCAATGTTAACGCCAAGCGCATTCGCATACTTAGGGTCAAGGGCATGCTCCGCATCGATGAAAGCAGCTTGTCCGCCAAGCTTTTGTACTTCTGCGATAGCATGAAGTGCAACGGTCGTCTTACCGGATGATTCCGGTCCGTATACTTCAATAATGCGTCCTTTGGGAAGTCCGCCAATACCTAGTGCAATATCAAGTGCCAAAGATCCGCTAGGTACTACTTCCACTTTCATGTGAGTGGATTCTCCCAGTTTCATGATCGAACCTTTACCGAATTGTTTTTCTATTTGACGAAGCGCCATATCAAGCGCTGCACGACGATCTGACAATCAGACCACTTCCTTCACTGTTTATAGTATTATAATAACGTGTTTTGGAGGTCTTGCCAAGCTTTTTTTCGAACATACATTCGTTTTTTTTGTCTCCCGGGTTAATACTCCCTTTTATTGTAAGCCTCCTTCCGGATGATAGACACACAAGCTTAATCCTCAAAAGGTCTCACGCGGTGGATCATAGAGGTCACGCCAGCGGGGAATATAAACAAAGAACCGCAGCAGAGAATTTCTATGCCACGGTTCTTCCGTATGAACAAATTATATACCGGCCCGGTTGATTATTGCAAGGCCGATCCTTCAAGCGGGGTTGCCACTTTGCGTTCCTCCAGCCGGCGCCAGAGGCGGTACAGCAAAGCCTTGACTGTACGCAGGCGGATGTTCTCACGGGTTCCCTTGAGATTCAGCTCGTATACTTCCGTCTTCCGGCCGCGTTCGGCCAGTCCGACGAACACAAGCCCCACAGGCTTCCGTTCGGAATAGCCCGGCCCGGCTACACCGGTAACAGACAAGCCAAAGTCACAATCCCCGATCATCCGCACCTGCTCTGCCAGCACTTCGGCTACCTCACGGCTGACCGCTCCGGGTGCATCAGGACCCTCCAGCATAGCTGAAGGCACATTCAGCAGCTTCTTCTTCAAATCGTTCGAATAACAGACGATTCCCCCGGCGAACATGGATGCACTGCCCGGGATGTTCGTAATGCTCTCCATAAGCAGTCCGCCCGTGCAGCTCTCAGCAGCACTAAGCGTCAGGCCTGCATCCGCCATCCAGTCGACAATCAGCTGTTCCAGCGGCACATCAATATTGGCATACAGATTCTCTGGCAGAATTTCGGCAATCTTCTTCTCCAGCACATCAAGCTTAACCATAGCCTCACGCTCGGACGGGGCTTTGGTGGAAATACGCACTGTCACCTCGCCTTCCTTGGCGTAAGGAGCAATCGTAGGATCGCTCTGGCCGCGGATCAGGTCAATCAGCTTGTCCTCCAGCAGCGATTCGCCAATGCCTGCAAACTTAAGCATCTTGGAGTAGATCGGCATTTCGCTGGTCAGTGCATGCTGCTGCAGCCAAGGCTTGGCTTTATCTGTGAACATCGGCTTCATCTCCCGGGGAGGACCCGGCAGCACGATGTAATACTTGTTATCTTCTGCAAAAGCAATACCTACCGCAAGGCCGATTTCATTAGACAACGGTGTCGTCCCTTCAATCACCAGCGCCTGCTTGCGGTTATTCTCAGTCATGATAATCTTGCGGTCATCGAAGAAGCGCTGCACATGATCCATAGCAAGCTGGTCGATATGAAGGGTACGGCCAAGCGCCGCAGCCAGTGCATCTTTGGTCAGATCATCTTCTGTCGGTCCGATTCCACCGGTGAACAATATAATATCCGCACGGTTCTGTGCAATCTCAATCGCTTCCAGAAGACGGTTCTTGTTGTCACCAACTACGGTCTGAAAATATACATCAATCCCTAACGCAGCCAGCTCTATTGAAAGAAACTGGGCATTGCTGTTTACAATCTGTCCAAGCAAAAGTTCTGTTCCAACGGCAATAATTTCCGCTTTCATAGCTGGCGTTCTCCTCCTGATTGTAGAAATCATGCAAAAATCAAGCAGCTCGGCAAACTTCAGGCATTATGTAGCTGCAGCAAGTCCTTGTTCTTCACAAAATAATCAATCCCCGAATAGATGGTGATAATCGCTGCAGCCCAAATTGCAATATCATCCACCGGGATGCTGACGAACTGGAACGGGAAATTGTTGAGCAGAAGCAGCGATATTGCGACAATCTGAGTGACAGTCTTTATCTTGCCCCATTTGCTAGCGGCCACTACTTTGCCTTCAAGCAGTGCCACCTGGCGCAGGCCGGTCACGGCAAATTCGCGGCTGATGATGACAATGGCAATCCAGGAATCGCATCTTCCCAGCTCAACCAGCGAGATCAATACTGCAGAGACCAGCAGCTTGTCTGCAAGCGGGTCCAGCAGTTTGCCG
This window contains:
- the recA gene encoding recombinase RecA, which gives rise to MSDRRAALDMALRQIEKQFGKGSIMKLGESTHMKVEVVPSGSLALDIALGIGGLPKGRIIEVYGPESSGKTTVALHAIAEVQKLGGQAAFIDAEHALDPKYANALGVNIDELLLSQPDTGEQALEIAEALVRSGAVDIIVVDSVAALVPKAEIEGDMGDSHVGLQARLMSQALRKLSGAINKSNTIAIFINQLREKIGVMFGNPETTPGGRALKFYSSVRLDVRRVESIKMGNDVVGNRTKIKVVKNKVAPPFKQADVDIMYGEGISREGSLVDIGTEMDIVNKSGAWYSYEGERLGQGRENSKQFLKEHQDIALLIENKIREASNLSTLVAAPTEADVVAEQEEEEKLLLEIE
- a CDS encoding competence/damage-inducible protein A; this translates as MKAEIIAVGTELLLGQIVNSNAQFLSIELAALGIDVYFQTVVGDNKNRLLEAIEIAQNRADIILFTGGIGPTEDDLTKDALAAALGRTLHIDQLAMDHVQRFFDDRKIIMTENNRKQALVIEGTTPLSNEIGLAVGIAFAEDNKYYIVLPGPPREMKPMFTDKAKPWLQQHALTSEMPIYSKMLKFAGIGESLLEDKLIDLIRGQSDPTIAPYAKEGEVTVRISTKAPSEREAMVKLDVLEKKIAEILPENLYANIDVPLEQLIVDWMADAGLTLSAAESCTGGLLMESITNIPGSASMFAGGIVCYSNDLKKKLLNVPSAMLEGPDAPGAVSREVAEVLAEQVRMIGDCDFGLSVTGVAGPGYSERKPVGLVFVGLAERGRKTEVYELNLKGTRENIRLRTVKALLYRLWRRLEERKVATPLEGSALQ
- the pgsA gene encoding CDP-diacylglycerol--glycerol-3-phosphate 3-phosphatidyltransferase, whose protein sequence is MNLPNRITLARICLIPIMMFFLLVDFSFYPEPIHWGSFQLSINHLIAAVIFLLAASTDGIDGYIARKYNMVTNLGKLLDPLADKLLVSAVLISLVELGRCDSWIAIVIISREFAVTGLRQVALLEGKVVAASKWGKIKTVTQIVAISLLLLNNFPFQFVSIPVDDIAIWAAAIITIYSGIDYFVKNKDLLQLHNA